The Burkholderia sp. NRF60-BP8 genomic sequence GCGTTGATCAAATTATCGGGTGTCAAGATAAGGCGGCTGGCATCGGTCGCTCGCGGCGACCGGATGCCGGCCGCTGCGATAGGTTAGGACGAGGCTTCCGCGTCCGGGTGGAAATTCACCGGGCGCGCCGGCACGACCGTCGAGATGGCGTGCTTGTAAACCATCTGGGTCACCGTATTACGGAGCAACACGACGTACTGGTCGAACGATTCAATGTTCCCTTGAAGCTTGATGCCGTTGACGAGGTAGATCGAAACGGGAACGTGCTCTTTGCGCAGTGCGTTCAAAAACGGGTCTTGTAACAATTGCCCTTTGTTGCTCATGGCGTACTCCATCTTTTTTTGCAGGTTGATCTGGATTGGCGGCGAAGAAAAAGAGATCCGGCGCCAATCGCTACACTATAGCCGATTTTGCCTGCCCCGCCCGGGCATAGGCCATGCGGCCTAGCCGTTGCGGGACATGCTTCAGCCCTTGTCCGCGTACGGGTTGTTCGACGAACGGAACTCTATGCGCAATGGAGTCCCGGTCAGCGAGAAAGTTTCGCGGAATCGGTTTTCGAGGTAGCGCTTGTAGGTTTCCGTCACCGCATCGAGCGCGTTGCCGTGGATCACGATGATCGGCGGATTCTGGCCGCCTTGGTGCGCGTAGCGCAGCTTCGGACGCACCGGGCCGCGACGGCGCGGCTGCTGGAATTCGACGGCCTCGATCAGCGCGCGCGTGAGCTTCGGCGTCGGCAGCTTCGACATCGCCGCCGCGTAGGCATCGTCGACCGAGCGCATCAGCGCGCCGATACCCGTCTTCTTCGCGGC encodes the following:
- the hfq gene encoding RNA chaperone Hfq, with protein sequence MSNKGQLLQDPFLNALRKEHVPVSIYLVNGIKLQGNIESFDQYVVLLRNTVTQMVYKHAISTVVPARPVNFHPDAEASS